A genomic segment from candidate division WOR-3 bacterium encodes:
- the rplQ gene encoding 50S ribosomal protein L17, with product MRHKIQGRKLGRNEANRRALLRNAASSLLLHGKIRTTKSIAKELQPYVEKIITKAKVDDFNARRYVARLVYGKETVQNLFEKIMPDMKDKNGGYTRIYGLDFRQGDNARMALIELSSYKDEKKEKKEKKPA from the coding sequence ATGAGGCATAAAATACAAGGAAGAAAACTCGGAAGAAACGAGGCCAACAGAAGAGCACTTCTCAGAAACGCGGCGAGTTCGCTTTTGCTGCATGGAAAAATAAGAACCACCAAATCAATAGCAAAAGAACTTCAGCCCTATGTAGAAAAAATAATAACAAAAGCTAAAGTGGATGACTTCAACGCGAGAAGATACGTAGCCAGACTCGTATACGGAAAAGAAACAGTACAGAATCTTTTCGAGAAGATCATGCCGGACATGAAGGACAAAAACGGCGGGTACACGAGAATATACGGTCTTGATTTCCGCCAGGGAGACAACGCGAGAATGGCGCTTATCGAGCTTTCATCATATAAGGATGAGAAAAAGGAGAAGAAGGAAAAGAAGCCGGC